From one Amaranthus tricolor cultivar Red isolate AtriRed21 chromosome 17, ASM2621246v1, whole genome shotgun sequence genomic stretch:
- the LOC130804012 gene encoding protein REVERSION-TO-ETHYLENE SENSITIVITY1: MIPATISVMNLEAGSIAETASMLDELWPLGDIDPKKSKFPCCLVWTPLPVVSWLAPFIGHVGICREDGSILDFSGSNLVNVDHFAFGAAAKYYQLDRKQCCFPPNLSGHVCKHRYKHHEFGTAITWDDALDLSKHHYENKSYNLFTCNCHSYAANCLNRLCYGGSMNWNMIDIAAMVLWKGQWVDGKSVLRSFLPFLAVLCLGIYMVGWPFLVAMLSFSLLLVVWFVLTTYFVKGVLEC; this comes from the exons ATGATACCTGCAACGATTTCAGTAATGAATTTAGAAGCAGGTAGCATTGCTGAAACTGCGAGCATGCTCGACGAGCTGTGGCCTCTCGGTGATATTGATCCGAAAAAGTCTAAGTTCCCATGTTGCTTAGTTTGGACTCCGCTTCCAGTCGTCTCATGGCTAGCACCTTTTATTGGACATGTCGGCATATGTAGAGAGGATGGTTCGATTTTGGATTTTTCTGGCTCTAATCTAGTTAATGTTGATCATTTTGCATTTGGTGCAGCAGCCAAATACTACCAACTCGACAGAAAACAG TGCTGCTTTCCTCCGAACCTTTCAGGGCACGTATGCAAGCATCGCTACAAGCATCACGAGTTTGGAACCGCTATAACTTGGGACGACGCTCTAGACTTGAGTAAGCACCACTATGAGAACAAATCGTACAATCTCTTCACATGCAACTGTCACTCGTATGCTGCAAACTGTCTGAATCGCCTCTGCTATGGCGGGTCAATGAACTGGAACATGATTGACATCGCTGCTATGGTACTATGGAAAGGACAATGGGTCGATGGGAAATCAGTCTTGAGATCTTTTCTGCCGTTTTTAGCAGTGCTGTGCCTCGGCATTTACATGGTTGGTTGGCCGTTCTTGGTCGCAATGCTATCATTCTCTCTATTGCTTGTCGTGTGGTTTGTGTTAACTACCTATTTTGTCAAGGGCGTACTAGAGTGCTAA
- the LOC130804011 gene encoding uncharacterized protein LOC130804011 isoform X4: protein MADKPSRALVLYGYGLAPLITPSHHHIHAVASKGSCGFLALDDSSPTPDIEDEKIIRELQQLLDANEASESSMQVSTMKERFMGMKAALVTHSPTVKCFGEKLGFTVLDIQSADVAADELLKLLGFQYGKAVDTDYFDLVFAHIGAHVKESSQNDLDYANIVVGKILEVAQPGSEIASRLHLTLIMSYGAVVADNPNQSLFSLYGGNNTNLQSIFPRQSYTLKGVVPRNGIRHHCPILIAQWQDAVTRKDMAQEFSFSEFKKNCGNLAIAADRFFYEIAFKLWKAPKYGA from the exons ATGGCGGACAAACCAAGCAGAGCTCTGGTGCTTTATGGTTATGGCTTAGCACCTCTAATTACACCTTCTCATCATCATATTCACGCTGTTGCCTCCAAAGGTTCATGCGGCTTCTTAGCCCTTGATGATTCCTCTCCTACTCCAG ACATAGAAGATGAGAAGATTATAAGAGAACTGCAGCAGCTTCTGGATGCAAATGAAGCATCCGAATCTTCGATGCAAGTTTCCACCATGAAAGAAAG GTTCATGGGAATGAAAGCTGCTCTAGTCACTCATAGTCCTACTGTCAAATGCTTTGGGGAGAAACTTGGTTTCACTGTATTGGATATTCAATCTGCTGATGTTGCTGCAGATGAGTTGCTGAAACTGCTAGGATTTCAATATGGGAAGGCAGTTGATACTGATTATTTTGATTTAGTCTTTGCACATATCGGTGCACATGTGAAAGAAAGTTCGCAAAATGATCTCGACTATGCAAACATTGTGGTTGGGAAGATATTGGAAGTGGCCCAACCAGGGTCAGAAATTGCATCCCGTTTGCACTTAACGCTAATTATGAGTTATGGAGCTGTTGTAGCGGACAATCCAAATCAATCACTTTTTTCCTTGTATGGTGGAAACAACACTAACCTCCAGTCGATCTTCCCACGGCAAAGCTATACCCTGAAAGGAGTAGTTCCAAGAAATGGCATTAG GCACCACTGCCCAATTTTGATAGCACAGTGGCAGGATGCTGTAACTCGTAAGGATATGGCGCAAGAGTTTTCTTTCAGTGAATTCAAAAAG AATTGTGGAAACCTTGCAATAGCAGCTGATAGATTTTTCTATGAAATAGCCTTTAAGTTATGGAAGGCACCCAAGTATGGAGCATAA
- the LOC130804011 gene encoding uncharacterized protein LOC130804011 isoform X3: MADKPSRALVLYGYGLAPLITPSHHHIHAVASKGSCGFLALDDSSPTPDIEDEKIIRELQQLLDANEASESSMQVSTMKESRFMGMKAALVTHSPTVKCFGEKLGFTVLDIQSADVAADELLKLLGFQYGKAVDTDYFDLVFAHIGAHVKESSQNDLDYANIVVGKILEVAQPGSEIASRLHLTLIMSYGAVVADNPNQSLFSLYGGNNTNLQSIFPRQSYTLKGVVPRNGIRHHCPILIAQWQDAVTRKDMAQEFSFSEFKKNCGNLAIAADRFFYEIAFKLWKAPKYGA, encoded by the exons ATGGCGGACAAACCAAGCAGAGCTCTGGTGCTTTATGGTTATGGCTTAGCACCTCTAATTACACCTTCTCATCATCATATTCACGCTGTTGCCTCCAAAGGTTCATGCGGCTTCTTAGCCCTTGATGATTCCTCTCCTACTCCAG ACATAGAAGATGAGAAGATTATAAGAGAACTGCAGCAGCTTCTGGATGCAAATGAAGCATCCGAATCTTCGATGCAAGTTTCCACCATGAAAGAAAG CAGGTTCATGGGAATGAAAGCTGCTCTAGTCACTCATAGTCCTACTGTCAAATGCTTTGGGGAGAAACTTGGTTTCACTGTATTGGATATTCAATCTGCTGATGTTGCTGCAGATGAGTTGCTGAAACTGCTAGGATTTCAATATGGGAAGGCAGTTGATACTGATTATTTTGATTTAGTCTTTGCACATATCGGTGCACATGTGAAAGAAAGTTCGCAAAATGATCTCGACTATGCAAACATTGTGGTTGGGAAGATATTGGAAGTGGCCCAACCAGGGTCAGAAATTGCATCCCGTTTGCACTTAACGCTAATTATGAGTTATGGAGCTGTTGTAGCGGACAATCCAAATCAATCACTTTTTTCCTTGTATGGTGGAAACAACACTAACCTCCAGTCGATCTTCCCACGGCAAAGCTATACCCTGAAAGGAGTAGTTCCAAGAAATGGCATTAG GCACCACTGCCCAATTTTGATAGCACAGTGGCAGGATGCTGTAACTCGTAAGGATATGGCGCAAGAGTTTTCTTTCAGTGAATTCAAAAAG AATTGTGGAAACCTTGCAATAGCAGCTGATAGATTTTTCTATGAAATAGCCTTTAAGTTATGGAAGGCACCCAAGTATGGAGCATAA
- the LOC130804011 gene encoding uncharacterized protein LOC130804011 isoform X1 gives MADKPSRALVLYGYGLAPLITPSHHHIHAVASKGSCGFLALDDSSPTPVDIEDEKIIRELQQLLDANEASESSMQVSTMKESRFMGMKAALVTHSPTVKCFGEKLGFTVLDIQSADVAADELLKLLGFQYGKAVDTDYFDLVFAHIGAHVKESSQNDLDYANIVVGKILEVAQPGSEIASRLHLTLIMSYGAVVADNPNQSLFSLYGGNNTNLQSIFPRQSYTLKGVVPRNGIRHHCPILIAQWQDAVTRKDMAQEFSFSEFKKNCGNLAIAADRFFYEIAFKLWKAPKYGA, from the exons ATGGCGGACAAACCAAGCAGAGCTCTGGTGCTTTATGGTTATGGCTTAGCACCTCTAATTACACCTTCTCATCATCATATTCACGCTGTTGCCTCCAAAGGTTCATGCGGCTTCTTAGCCCTTGATGATTCCTCTCCTACTCCAG TAGACATAGAAGATGAGAAGATTATAAGAGAACTGCAGCAGCTTCTGGATGCAAATGAAGCATCCGAATCTTCGATGCAAGTTTCCACCATGAAAGAAAG CAGGTTCATGGGAATGAAAGCTGCTCTAGTCACTCATAGTCCTACTGTCAAATGCTTTGGGGAGAAACTTGGTTTCACTGTATTGGATATTCAATCTGCTGATGTTGCTGCAGATGAGTTGCTGAAACTGCTAGGATTTCAATATGGGAAGGCAGTTGATACTGATTATTTTGATTTAGTCTTTGCACATATCGGTGCACATGTGAAAGAAAGTTCGCAAAATGATCTCGACTATGCAAACATTGTGGTTGGGAAGATATTGGAAGTGGCCCAACCAGGGTCAGAAATTGCATCCCGTTTGCACTTAACGCTAATTATGAGTTATGGAGCTGTTGTAGCGGACAATCCAAATCAATCACTTTTTTCCTTGTATGGTGGAAACAACACTAACCTCCAGTCGATCTTCCCACGGCAAAGCTATACCCTGAAAGGAGTAGTTCCAAGAAATGGCATTAG GCACCACTGCCCAATTTTGATAGCACAGTGGCAGGATGCTGTAACTCGTAAGGATATGGCGCAAGAGTTTTCTTTCAGTGAATTCAAAAAG AATTGTGGAAACCTTGCAATAGCAGCTGATAGATTTTTCTATGAAATAGCCTTTAAGTTATGGAAGGCACCCAAGTATGGAGCATAA
- the LOC130804011 gene encoding uncharacterized protein LOC130804011 isoform X2, with protein sequence MADKPSRALVLYGYGLAPLITPSHHHIHAVASKGSCGFLALDDSSPTPVDIEDEKIIRELQQLLDANEASESSMQVSTMKERFMGMKAALVTHSPTVKCFGEKLGFTVLDIQSADVAADELLKLLGFQYGKAVDTDYFDLVFAHIGAHVKESSQNDLDYANIVVGKILEVAQPGSEIASRLHLTLIMSYGAVVADNPNQSLFSLYGGNNTNLQSIFPRQSYTLKGVVPRNGIRHHCPILIAQWQDAVTRKDMAQEFSFSEFKKNCGNLAIAADRFFYEIAFKLWKAPKYGA encoded by the exons ATGGCGGACAAACCAAGCAGAGCTCTGGTGCTTTATGGTTATGGCTTAGCACCTCTAATTACACCTTCTCATCATCATATTCACGCTGTTGCCTCCAAAGGTTCATGCGGCTTCTTAGCCCTTGATGATTCCTCTCCTACTCCAG TAGACATAGAAGATGAGAAGATTATAAGAGAACTGCAGCAGCTTCTGGATGCAAATGAAGCATCCGAATCTTCGATGCAAGTTTCCACCATGAAAGAAAG GTTCATGGGAATGAAAGCTGCTCTAGTCACTCATAGTCCTACTGTCAAATGCTTTGGGGAGAAACTTGGTTTCACTGTATTGGATATTCAATCTGCTGATGTTGCTGCAGATGAGTTGCTGAAACTGCTAGGATTTCAATATGGGAAGGCAGTTGATACTGATTATTTTGATTTAGTCTTTGCACATATCGGTGCACATGTGAAAGAAAGTTCGCAAAATGATCTCGACTATGCAAACATTGTGGTTGGGAAGATATTGGAAGTGGCCCAACCAGGGTCAGAAATTGCATCCCGTTTGCACTTAACGCTAATTATGAGTTATGGAGCTGTTGTAGCGGACAATCCAAATCAATCACTTTTTTCCTTGTATGGTGGAAACAACACTAACCTCCAGTCGATCTTCCCACGGCAAAGCTATACCCTGAAAGGAGTAGTTCCAAGAAATGGCATTAG GCACCACTGCCCAATTTTGATAGCACAGTGGCAGGATGCTGTAACTCGTAAGGATATGGCGCAAGAGTTTTCTTTCAGTGAATTCAAAAAG AATTGTGGAAACCTTGCAATAGCAGCTGATAGATTTTTCTATGAAATAGCCTTTAAGTTATGGAAGGCACCCAAGTATGGAGCATAA
- the LOC130804011 gene encoding uncharacterized protein LOC130804011 isoform X5, with protein MADKPSRALVLYGYGLAPLITPSHHHIHAVASKGSCGFLALDDSSPTPVDIEDEKIIRELQQLLDANEASESSMQVSTMKESRFMGMKAALVTHSPTVKCFGEKLGFTVLDIQSADVAADELLKLLGFQYGKAVDTDYFDLVFAHIGAHVKESSQNDLDYANIVVGKILEVAQPGSEIASRLHLTLIMSYGAVVADNPNQSLFSLYGGNNTNLQSIFPRQSYTLKGVVPRNGIRGL; from the exons ATGGCGGACAAACCAAGCAGAGCTCTGGTGCTTTATGGTTATGGCTTAGCACCTCTAATTACACCTTCTCATCATCATATTCACGCTGTTGCCTCCAAAGGTTCATGCGGCTTCTTAGCCCTTGATGATTCCTCTCCTACTCCAG TAGACATAGAAGATGAGAAGATTATAAGAGAACTGCAGCAGCTTCTGGATGCAAATGAAGCATCCGAATCTTCGATGCAAGTTTCCACCATGAAAGAAAG CAGGTTCATGGGAATGAAAGCTGCTCTAGTCACTCATAGTCCTACTGTCAAATGCTTTGGGGAGAAACTTGGTTTCACTGTATTGGATATTCAATCTGCTGATGTTGCTGCAGATGAGTTGCTGAAACTGCTAGGATTTCAATATGGGAAGGCAGTTGATACTGATTATTTTGATTTAGTCTTTGCACATATCGGTGCACATGTGAAAGAAAGTTCGCAAAATGATCTCGACTATGCAAACATTGTGGTTGGGAAGATATTGGAAGTGGCCCAACCAGGGTCAGAAATTGCATCCCGTTTGCACTTAACGCTAATTATGAGTTATGGAGCTGTTGTAGCGGACAATCCAAATCAATCACTTTTTTCCTTGTATGGTGGAAACAACACTAACCTCCAGTCGATCTTCCCACGGCAAAGCTATACCCTGAAAGGAGTAGTTCCAAGAAATGGCATTAG GGGCTTGTAA